The proteins below are encoded in one region of Apium graveolens cultivar Ventura chromosome 4, ASM990537v1, whole genome shotgun sequence:
- the LOC141719184 gene encoding heterogeneous nuclear ribonucleoprotein 1-like isoform X2 — translation MSDKKLVVLGIPWDTETDGLRDYMVRFGELEDCIVMKDRLNGRSRGFGYVTFSTVEDAKSALASEHCLGGRVLEVKVATPKEEMRAPPSKKVTRIFVARIPPSVMEETFRSYFEKYGEITDLYMPKDPGTKGHRGIGFITFANAESVDDLMAETHELGGSTIAVDRATPKAKESRPVSRGSRVLQGGYGAYSPYITSATRYAALGAPTMYGRPGSMYSRRESARGVGKKIFVGRLPQEANVEDLRHYFGRFGRVSDVYVPKDPKRSGHRGFGFVTFDEDGVAELVSRRQHEICGQQVAIDSATPVEDSSVRGNFPMDEPEPFLDYVGPMRAYGSAYGRMYGSLDFNDWSGYGMGRGRPTRADMRYRPY, via the exons ATGTCCGACAAAAAGCTTGTT GTTTTGGGTATTCCGTGGGATACTGAGACTGATGGATTGCGAGATTATATGGTCAGGTTCGGGGAATTGGAGGACTGTATTGTTATGAAG GACCGGTTAAATGGTCGATCCCGAGGTTTTGGATATGTAACATTTTCTACAGTGGAGGATGCTAAG AGTGCACTGGCGAGTGAGCACTGCCTTGGCGGTAGAGTGCTTGAAGTAAAAGTAGCGACTCCAAAG GAGGAGATGCGGGCACCACCATCAAAAAAGGTCACCAGGATATTTGTAGCTCGCATACCCCCATCTGTAATGGAAGAGACATTCAGGAG TTATTTTGAGAAGTATGGTGAAATTACAGATTTATACATGCCAAAG GATCCTGGTACCAAAGGGCATCGAGGAATTGGTTTTATAACTTTTGCAAATGCAG AATCGGTGGATGACTTAATGGCTGAAACCCATGAATTGGGAGGTTCTACTATAGCTGTTGACCGAGCAACACCCAAGGCAA AGGAATCCCGACCAGTAAGTCGAGGAAGTCGAGTGCTACAGGGTGGATATGGAGCTTACAGTCCTTACATTACATCGGCTACAAGATATGCAGCTCTTGGTGCTCCTACCATGTATGGTCGTCCAGGCTCTATGTACTCAA GAAGGGAATCTGCTCGTGGAGTGGGTAAAAAAATATTTGTTGGCAGGCTTCCGCAGGAGGCAAATGTTGAAGATCTTCGCCATTATTTTGGTAGATTTGGTCGAGTCTCGGATGTTTATGTTCCAAAG GATCCGAAAAGAAGTGGTCACAGAGGTTTTGGTTTTGTGACTTTTGATGAAGATGGGGTTGCTGAACTTGTGTCCCGGAGGCAACATGAGATATGTGGACAGCAG GTGGCAATTGATTCAGCTACGCCTGTTGAAGATTCTAGTGTAAGGGGAAACTTCCCGATGGATGAACCTGAACCATTTTTGGATTATGTTGGTCCTATGCGTGCGTATGGTAGTGCATATGGAAGAATGTATGGAAGCCTGGATTTCAATGAC tGGAGTGGTTATGGCATGGGTAGAGGAAGACCAACACGTGCAGATATGAGATACAGGCCATACTAG
- the LOC141719184 gene encoding heterogeneous nuclear ribonucleoprotein 1-like isoform X3, protein MVRFGELEDCIVMKDRLNGRSRGFGYVTFSTVEDAKSALASEHCLGGRVLEVKVATPKEEMRAPPSKKVTRIFVARIPPSVMEETFRSYFEKYGEITDLYMPKDPGTKGHRGIGFITFANAESVDDLMAETHELGGSTIAVDRATPKEEESRPVSRGSRVLQGGYGAYSPYITSATRYAALGAPTMYGRPGSMYSRRESARGVGKKIFVGRLPQEANVEDLRHYFGRFGRVSDVYVPKDPKRSGHRGFGFVTFDEDGVAELVSRRQHEICGQQVAIDSATPVEDSSVRGNFPMDEPEPFLDYVGPMRAYGSAYGRMYGSLDFNDWSGYGMGRGRPTRADMRYRPY, encoded by the exons ATGGTCAGGTTCGGGGAATTGGAGGACTGTATTGTTATGAAG GACCGGTTAAATGGTCGATCCCGAGGTTTTGGATATGTAACATTTTCTACAGTGGAGGATGCTAAG AGTGCACTGGCGAGTGAGCACTGCCTTGGCGGTAGAGTGCTTGAAGTAAAAGTAGCGACTCCAAAG GAGGAGATGCGGGCACCACCATCAAAAAAGGTCACCAGGATATTTGTAGCTCGCATACCCCCATCTGTAATGGAAGAGACATTCAGGAG TTATTTTGAGAAGTATGGTGAAATTACAGATTTATACATGCCAAAG GATCCTGGTACCAAAGGGCATCGAGGAATTGGTTTTATAACTTTTGCAAATGCAG AATCGGTGGATGACTTAATGGCTGAAACCCATGAATTGGGAGGTTCTACTATAGCTGTTGACCGAGCAACACCCAAG GAAGAGGAATCCCGACCAGTAAGTCGAGGAAGTCGAGTGCTACAGGGTGGATATGGAGCTTACAGTCCTTACATTACATCGGCTACAAGATATGCAGCTCTTGGTGCTCCTACCATGTATGGTCGTCCAGGCTCTATGTACTCAA GAAGGGAATCTGCTCGTGGAGTGGGTAAAAAAATATTTGTTGGCAGGCTTCCGCAGGAGGCAAATGTTGAAGATCTTCGCCATTATTTTGGTAGATTTGGTCGAGTCTCGGATGTTTATGTTCCAAAG GATCCGAAAAGAAGTGGTCACAGAGGTTTTGGTTTTGTGACTTTTGATGAAGATGGGGTTGCTGAACTTGTGTCCCGGAGGCAACATGAGATATGTGGACAGCAG GTGGCAATTGATTCAGCTACGCCTGTTGAAGATTCTAGTGTAAGGGGAAACTTCCCGATGGATGAACCTGAACCATTTTTGGATTATGTTGGTCCTATGCGTGCGTATGGTAGTGCATATGGAAGAATGTATGGAAGCCTGGATTTCAATGAC tGGAGTGGTTATGGCATGGGTAGAGGAAGACCAACACGTGCAGATATGAGATACAGGCCATACTAG
- the LOC141719184 gene encoding heterogeneous nuclear ribonucleoprotein 1-like isoform X1, with protein MSDKKLVVLGIPWDTETDGLRDYMVRFGELEDCIVMKDRLNGRSRGFGYVTFSTVEDAKSALASEHCLGGRVLEVKVATPKEEMRAPPSKKVTRIFVARIPPSVMEETFRSYFEKYGEITDLYMPKDPGTKGHRGIGFITFANAESVDDLMAETHELGGSTIAVDRATPKEEESRPVSRGSRVLQGGYGAYSPYITSATRYAALGAPTMYGRPGSMYSRRESARGVGKKIFVGRLPQEANVEDLRHYFGRFGRVSDVYVPKDPKRSGHRGFGFVTFDEDGVAELVSRRQHEICGQQVAIDSATPVEDSSVRGNFPMDEPEPFLDYVGPMRAYGSAYGRMYGSLDFNDWSGYGMGRGRPTRADMRYRPY; from the exons ATGTCCGACAAAAAGCTTGTT GTTTTGGGTATTCCGTGGGATACTGAGACTGATGGATTGCGAGATTATATGGTCAGGTTCGGGGAATTGGAGGACTGTATTGTTATGAAG GACCGGTTAAATGGTCGATCCCGAGGTTTTGGATATGTAACATTTTCTACAGTGGAGGATGCTAAG AGTGCACTGGCGAGTGAGCACTGCCTTGGCGGTAGAGTGCTTGAAGTAAAAGTAGCGACTCCAAAG GAGGAGATGCGGGCACCACCATCAAAAAAGGTCACCAGGATATTTGTAGCTCGCATACCCCCATCTGTAATGGAAGAGACATTCAGGAG TTATTTTGAGAAGTATGGTGAAATTACAGATTTATACATGCCAAAG GATCCTGGTACCAAAGGGCATCGAGGAATTGGTTTTATAACTTTTGCAAATGCAG AATCGGTGGATGACTTAATGGCTGAAACCCATGAATTGGGAGGTTCTACTATAGCTGTTGACCGAGCAACACCCAAG GAAGAGGAATCCCGACCAGTAAGTCGAGGAAGTCGAGTGCTACAGGGTGGATATGGAGCTTACAGTCCTTACATTACATCGGCTACAAGATATGCAGCTCTTGGTGCTCCTACCATGTATGGTCGTCCAGGCTCTATGTACTCAA GAAGGGAATCTGCTCGTGGAGTGGGTAAAAAAATATTTGTTGGCAGGCTTCCGCAGGAGGCAAATGTTGAAGATCTTCGCCATTATTTTGGTAGATTTGGTCGAGTCTCGGATGTTTATGTTCCAAAG GATCCGAAAAGAAGTGGTCACAGAGGTTTTGGTTTTGTGACTTTTGATGAAGATGGGGTTGCTGAACTTGTGTCCCGGAGGCAACATGAGATATGTGGACAGCAG GTGGCAATTGATTCAGCTACGCCTGTTGAAGATTCTAGTGTAAGGGGAAACTTCCCGATGGATGAACCTGAACCATTTTTGGATTATGTTGGTCCTATGCGTGCGTATGGTAGTGCATATGGAAGAATGTATGGAAGCCTGGATTTCAATGAC tGGAGTGGTTATGGCATGGGTAGAGGAAGACCAACACGTGCAGATATGAGATACAGGCCATACTAG